DNA sequence from the Lycium barbarum isolate Lr01 chromosome 5, ASM1917538v2, whole genome shotgun sequence genome:
TGCTCGTTGCTTCTAATGATTATTCAAGTATTGTGAGGTTCGTGGGAAATATTAGGACAGAATAATTAGAGTTTTGTTCAATTGAAGGGCCCAGCTCTGGGGTGGTGGTTCCCATGGCAATGGGATATGTGCTCAATCTTCTGTTCTTTAAGTTAATCAACAAAAAGTAGAGACCCTGCTTGACAAAGGAAGACTTCCCTATAAAAAAAGTCTTAAATACTCTTCTGCATTTCTGTTGTCTGCCCTTTTCTTGGTGTCCGTACGTATTGCAAAGTTAGTTGACGCCAGAAGTAATAGTTGAGAATGGTGTTGGGGGTATCCATGACCTAATAAAGCTTTTTTCGTGCAACTTTCGATGTGTTCGGAGGTATGGAAAGACTAAAGTAATGAGATGATCTTTTCAAGCTCAATTTCTGAGCCTGGATGTATTGAGGGATAAATTCGTTTCTTTAACCTGCAAAGAAGAGATATGAAAAGGAGATGCTGTGGTCTTGTCTTTCCTTTGGCTAGCGTTGATATGTGTGTAACCTAATTTGCAAATTGACTTTCAAGCGCTCATATCTATCCCCTTAAAAACTGTACTTTTTTAAACTTACTTCGTTTGTTGGCACTTCTCTATCTGTGGTTGTCATGTGGTGATTAATTGGGTCTCTTGAGTCTTAAACTCAATTGCACTGCTTTTGTTTCCTTTCACTTTGGTAAGCCAGCATGTGATTCTGGGACCCACGAATCAGCACCTGACTTTTCATTTATGATAGCAAAAACTGTAAGCATTTCTGACCCTGAGAGGGAAATTGATAAGTCTAATAGGGAGGGCTAGCTCATACCATCACACTTAATCTCTGATCAATGAGGTACAAATTGTACACCTTTTGTATGTTCTGATAAGTAATTTAAGTATATACCATGTGGAGTTTCGCTTTTCAAATTTCTTGTACTTTCAGTATCTCATGCACTCGATTCTCATATTCTTGTTCCACGTCATGTCAAATTTTATGTTTGTATGTTGACTAAATCTTGGTGTCTGATTATCTACTAATTTTGAGCAGGTCACAGGAAATGATGGTGAATCTGATGGGGATCAACATGCTTCCATCTTTGTTCTTGGAAGGCAGTTCTTTGTTGCCATGGTGATGTTAGATACTTGGCAATATTTTATGCATCGGTACATGCACCAAAACAAGTTCTTGTACAAGCATATCCATGCTCAACATCACTGGCTTATTGTTCCGTATGCATTTGGAGCTTTGTACAACCACCCTTTAGAGGGCCTGATTCTCGACACAGTCGGTGGGGCTTTAGCTTTCCTTGTATCGGGCATGTCACCACGTACCTCCATCTTCTTTTTCTCATTTGCTACGATCAAGACGGTTGATGATCATTGCGGACTATGGTTGCCCGGAAACCTCTTCCATATCTTCTTTAAAAACAACTCGGCTTACCATGATATTCATCACCAGCTTTACGGGACCAAGTTTAACTATTCACAGCCCTTCTTTGTGACATGGGATAGGATATTTGGAACGTACATGCCATATGAACTTGAGAAGAGACAAGAAGGAGGTTTTGAAGCTAAGCCTGTTAAAGATTGCAAGGAGCATTGACAATACTGTTAGTACATGTTTGTCATAGAGTATGTACCACTGCAATTTTTGCCTTCTTCAAATGCTTAGTTACTTACTTATTTTGTATATAGTTAAAGGTTTCTGCATATATTGTTGTATAACTGGTGTTGATTTCGAGGTTGGAAAAGGAATAGGAGTAATAGTTTCCTTTTTAAACATTGTCTCAGATCTGATTTCTGGTATATCAAACTGCAGGCAGAGATAAAATTTCCTAAAATATATTGTGTGCCTTCACTTGTTTAGTTCAAAGACACCTGGACATGTGTGGTGACTTTCtcattgttctttttttttttttggattggtaCTATTTAAACGAGTATCTGCTGCCGCCAATCAACACTGGTACCAGATAACTCTAGTACCTGCTTATCGAGGCTTAGACAGAGAGGAGGAATCACTTAGTGTTTTTCGTCCTTGTTGTTTCACCTCTTCATTGATTAACTACTAGGCCACAACCTTCTCATCAATTCTGACATAGCTCTGGTTAGGGCTCTGATTTGGAGCTATGTTGAGTTGgtcaaaatcttggtgtcatgCTCTAGACTcagttttggaatttgggaaattgGATAGGATAGGACCTGCTTCAGTTTTCCAAATATAGTTATGGTGGTTATGGTAT
Encoded proteins:
- the LOC132641554 gene encoding sphinganine C4-monooxygenase 1-like, coding for MLLFAVTGNDGESDGDQHASIFVLGRQFFVAMVMLDTWQYFMHRYMHQNKFLYKHIHAQHHWLIVPYAFGALYNHPLEGLILDTVGGALAFLVSGMSPRTSIFFFSFATIKTVDDHCGLWLPGNLFHIFFKNNSAYHDIHHQLYGTKFNYSQPFFVTWDRIFGTYMPYELEKRQEGGFEAKPVKDCKEH